One Amaranthus tricolor cultivar Red isolate AtriRed21 chromosome 1, ASM2621246v1, whole genome shotgun sequence DNA window includes the following coding sequences:
- the LOC130807321 gene encoding uncharacterized protein LOC130807321: protein METQFVSGMIDEWCRRLYDWEIEEVRAMQTIIDQNGPKRELQSGLMWNNKEMASYPTNGIFSTLYESLTPPIPKSIASVVWQKYIPPRAQLTVWLAYKEKLKTGDFLVEKGIISPQNAGCPFCRTELETNSHILFTCRFAWSTWMEMLKWWNLAAPLHKSFSDFSLQWLGLISERKYKDIWLLSLGCVIWSLWYERNKIKFENKIVSLENFVMSLKLRIGTWAKEMMGYSGCAPNVIFNADSFILRP from the exons ATGGAAACTCAATTCGTTTCTGGCATGATAGATG AGTGGTGTCGTCGTCTATATGATTGGGAAATTGAAGAGGTACGTGCCATGCAAACCATCATTGATCAAAATGGGCCGAAACGTGAGCTACAGAGTGGGTTAATGTGGAACAACAAGGAAATGGCTTCTTACCCTACAAACGGCATATTCTCTACTCTCTACGAATCTCTTACTCCACCAATACCGAAATCAATAGCTTCAGTTGTATGGCAAAAATATATACCTCCGAGAGCACAATTAACAGTATGGCTGGCATATAAGGAGAAGTTAAAAACAGGAGATTTCCTTGTAGAGAAAGGAATCATTAGCCCACAAAATGCAGGTTGCCCCTTTTGCAGAACTGAACTGGAAACAAACTCTCACATTCTTTTTACTTGCAGATTTGCTTGGAGTACATGGATGGAAATGCTTAAATGGTGGAACCTAGCCGCTCCACTACATAAATCGTTTTCAGATTTCAGCCTCCAGTGGTTAGGATTGATCAGCGAAAGGAAATACAAAGATATCTGGCTTCTTTCTCTTGGTTGCGTAATCTGGTCGCTGTGGTACGAAAGAAACAAGATTAAATTTGAGAACAAGATCGTAAGCCTCGAGAATTTTGTTATGTCGCTGAAACTGAGAATAGGAACCTGGGCAAAGGAAATGATGGGCTACTCTGGCTGTGCAccaaatgttattttcaatgcAGACTCCTTCATACTGCGACCTTAA
- the LOC130809697 gene encoding uncharacterized GPI-anchored protein At1g61900 — protein MDSGTMDCTRTVGRLKGNLCQRFLFFTIWLSTFEDTTYLKVLAEQYHLPSQHELAKSPDTGLFQPIQISPSVIPHYPIPNQPTSPLYPTFPTIYKPVLTGKCPVNFSALSDVIERTALDCSQPLASFVGNVICCPQFASLLHIFQGYHSTISDALVLKESVADDCFSDIISVLASKGANSSISQLCSVKPSNVTGGSCPVKDVGAFEKVVNTSQLLNACSTVDPLKECCRPVCQPAIADAALQLSGQLTAGDGKDMVGGAMNIDALNDCKGVVLSWLSRKLSAEAANTAFRMLYSCKVNKVCPLDFRHPLEVVKQCRNTAAPSPSCCSSLNSYISGVQKQMLITNKQAIMCSTMFASMLQKAGVMTDVYELCDVDLKDFTLQVTAFGQQGCLLRSQPADVVFDNITGYSFTCDLNDNIGAPWPSSSSTASFSLCAPEMSLPALPTSKNSGFHGYHHSRWEFLAPIFSVFAISAILY, from the exons ATGGATAGTGGCACCATGGACTGTACAAGGACGGTGGGTCGACTCAAGG GTAATTTATGCCAGAGGTTTCTATTTTTTACTATTTGGCTGTCCACTTTCGAAGATACGACATATTTGAAAGTGCTAGCTGAGCAGTATCATCTTCCTTCGCAACATGAGCTTGCTAAGTCACCAGATACAGGGCTTTTTCAACCTATTCAAATATCACCTTCTGTTATCCCGCACTATCCGATCCCTAACCAACCTACATCTCCACTGTATCCTACTTTTCCGACAATATACAAGCCGGTATTGACTGGGAAATGTCCTGTAAATTTCTCCGCCTTGTCAGATGTCATTGAAAGAACTGCTCTAGACTGTTCTCAACCTTTAGCATCTTTTGTTGGAAATGTTATATGTTGTCCACAATTTGCTAGTTTGCTTCACATTTTCCAGGGTTACCACAGCACAATCTCAGATGCATTAGTATTAAAGGAATCCGTTGCTGATGATTGTTTTTCAGATATCATCAGTGTTCTTGCAAGCAAAGGGGCAAATAGTTCAATATCACAGTTATGCTCTGTTAAACCATCGAATGTCACTGGGGGATCATGTCCTGTTAAAGATGTGGGTGCATTTGAAAAAGTAGTGAATACAAGCCAGTTGTTAAATGCCTGCAGCACTGTTGATCCTTTGAAGGAGTGCTGTAGACCTGTTTGCCAGCCTGCAATTGCAGATGCTGCACTTCAGCTCTCCGGACAACTAACAGCTGGAGATGGCAAAGATATGGTTGGGGGAGCAATGAATATTGATGCACTTAATGATTGCAAAGGGGTTGTCCTTTCATGGCTTTCACGAAAACTTTCAGCTGAAGCCGCAAATACTGCATTCAGGATGTTGTATAGCTGTAAAGTCAACAAAG TTTGTCCATTGGATTTCAGACATCCATTAGAAGTAGTCAAGCAATGCCGTAACACAGCTGCCCCAAGTCCTTCCTGCTGTAGCTCATTGAATAGTTATATTAGTGGGGTTCAAAAGCAAATGTTGATTACAAATAAGCAAGCAATAATGTGTTCAACTATGTTTGCGTCAATGTTACAGAAAGCCGGTGTTATGACAGATGTGTATGAACTTTGTGATGTGGACTTAAAAGATTTTACTCTCCAAG TGACAGCATTCGGACAGCAAG GTTGTCTTCTTCGAAGTCAGCCAGCAGATGTGGTATTCGACAATATAACAGGATATAGTTTCACTTGTGACTTAAATGACAATATTGGAGCTCCCTGgccttcatcatcttcaacgGCATCCTTTTCTTTATGCGCTCCAG AAATGTCATTACCTGCTCTACCAACGTCAAAGAATTCAGGATTTCATG GCTATCATCACAGTAGATGGGAATTCCTTGCACCCATTTTTTCCGTTTTTGCGATCAGTGCAATTTTGTACTGA